In Acanthopagrus latus isolate v.2019 chromosome 16, fAcaLat1.1, whole genome shotgun sequence, one DNA window encodes the following:
- the zmp:0000000662 gene encoding RING finger protein 145, which yields MPRLEELANVALRVPSILVLDLLYKCDIEGLTDHLKAKNEDMLFKYKYVIWNMYYVGHLINVVVLVLPLRHIVTLYLHILAALLLYMGHQISKDYVREELQYGYEGAVYLDSLAFNRFVSAMTSQIILSTLCAFLMKTRKVWLFSAHMLPLLARLFAAPHATLLTVNTFSMGLTGAGITVFLLSHLFLPYRLVRAAYSELLQLEVIELYRLLAVGISLWNQFAVPVLFSVFWFVLFIVQLCSDAMSSSASAGHQGIMFFLLTSVSECCATPYSLLGLTFVVSYLALGLLNLCKFYLGGYAAVQNENVMHRGVTEGVTLLLLALQTGLLDMQALQRTFLLSIILFIVVTSTLQSMIEITDPVILALGASRNRSVWKHFRGLSMCLLLLVFPVFMAYKISQFFHMDFWLLILVSSCMLTSLQVTGTMLIYSLFMVELFRRDPIESLDEVIYWVNAVSRVLEFVVALCVVAYGTWESLFGEWSWMGASVIIIHSYFNVWLRAQSGWRSFLLRQEAAKKINSLPRATAQQLQEHNDVCSICFQEMSSAVITYCGHFFHGNCLRKWLYVQETCPMCHQTVRPTPSGQSQASGDAPEAPAHRDAGPDPAAQEGDQNQNHDTSQETQSESEAVTPDPSEQQDQTGRFEDGDCEREDKANGEAAEGLRFSSSGDFVGFVSPVSSSSLEGVSSETFPPYVQGEESGKDPPLPSTLNAVNENTAENQSDSNGAEFNVTSCPRVPQKGDRIPKSWNSLSSPESQITNTNLEASGFSLDSQTSFKSCNSELLDCNDDPQIHKGNGTYSDADLDGLEEAETSDDRD from the exons ATGCCTCGACTGGAAGAGTTGGCCAACGTTGCCCTCAGGGTGCCGAGCATACTGGTGCTGGACCTGCTGTATAAATGTGACATTGAAGGTTTGACGGATCACCTCAAGGCCAAAAATGAAGACATGCTCTTCAAATACAAGTATGTCATCTGGAACATGTACTACGTTG GTCATCTGATAAATGTGGTGGTTTTGGTTCTGCCACTGAGGCACATTGTGACGCTCTACCTCCATATCCTCGCTGCCCTCCTCCTCTACATGGGGCATCAGATTTCCAA GGATTATGTTCGTGAGGAGCTGCAGTACGGTTATGAAGGAGCAGTGTACCTTGATTCTCTGGCCTTCAATAGATTTGTCTCTGCAATGACTA gtcAGATTATTCTCAGCACGCTGTGTGCCTTCCTGATGAAGACCAGGAAGGTGTGGTTGTTTTCTGCTCACAtgctccccctgctggccagACTCTTCGCTGCTCCTCACGCCACCCTGTTAACAGTCAACACGTTCTCCATGGGACTGACTGGAGCAGGAATCACCGTATTCCTCCTCTCGCATCTCTTTCTGCCATATCGTCTCGTGAGGGCTGCCTactcagagctgctgcaacTGGAg GTGATTGAGCTGTACAGACTTCTGGCTGTGGGAATCTCTTTGTGGAACCAGTTTGCCGTCCCAGTGCTCTTCAGTGTCTTCTGGTTTGTGCTGTTCATCGTCCAGCTGTGCTCAGATGCCATGTCTAGCAGTGCTTCAGCAGGCCATCAGGGAATCATGTTCTTCCTGCTCACAAG TGTCTCTGAATGTTGTGCCACTCCGTACTCTCTTTTGGGTCTGACCTTCGTGGTGTCCTATCTCGCTCTTGGACTGCTCAACCTATGCAAGTTCTACCTGGGAGGTTACGCAGCTGTTCAGAATGAGAATGTCATGCACAG AGGTGTAACTGAGGGCGTCACGcttcttctcctcgctcttcagACTGGCCTGTTAGACATGCAGGCACTGCAGCGCACCTTCCTCCTCAGCATCATCCTCTTCATCGTGGTGACTTCAACCCTGCAGTCCATGATCGAGATAACAGATCCAGTTATTCTGGCTCTGGGTGCATCACGCAACAG GAGTGTGTGGAAACACTTCCGTGGCCTCAGCATGTGTCTGCTTCTGCTGGTTTTTCCAGTTTTCATGGCTTATAAAATCTCACAGTTCTTCCACATGGACTTCTGGCTTCTTATATTGGTGTCCAGCTGCATGTTGACTTCTCTCCAG GTTACCGGCACTATGCTGATCTACTCCCTCTTCATGGTGGAGCTGTTTCGTCGCGACCCGATCGAGAGCCTGGATGAGGTGATCTACTGGGTGAACGCTGTTAGCAGGGTGCTGGAGTTTGTGGTGGCACTCTGCGTGGTGGCATACGGCACCTGGGAGTCTCTGTTCGGGGAGTGGAGCTGGATGGGCGcctctgtcatcatcatccactCGTACTTCAATGTGTGGCTCCGGGCTCAGTCTGGCTGGAGGAGCTTCCTgctcagacaggaagcagcaaaGAAGATTAACTCCCTCCCCAGAGCCACAGCACAACAGCTGCAAGAACACAACGACGTCTGCTCCATCTGCTTCCAG GAAATGAGCTCTGCTGTGATCACATACTGCGGACATTTCTTCCATGGCAACTGCCTCCGCAAGTGGCTGTACGTGCAGGAGACCTGCCCCATGTGCCACCAAACGGTCAGACCCACGCCATCGGGTCAGAGCCAGGCTTCAGGCGACGCACCGGAAGCTCCAGCTCATAGAGACGCAGGGCCAGATCCGGCTGCACAAGAGggagatcagaatcagaaccacGACACGTCCCAAGAGACGCAGAGCGAGAGCGAGGCTGTTACTCCTGATCCCAGCGAGCAGCAGGATCAGACGGGAAGATTTGAAGATGGGGATtgtgagagagaggacaaagctaatggagaagctgctgaagggCTTCGCTTCAGCTCCAGTGGAGATTTTGTTGGATTTGTCAGCCCAGTGTCAAGCTCCTCTTTAGAGGGCGTTTCTAGTGAAACTTTTCCTCCTTACGTTCAAGGTGAGGAGAGCGGCAAAGACCCTCCTCTGCCATCGACTCTTAATGCTGTGAATGAGAACACAGCGGAGAACCAATCTGACTCTAACGGAGCAGAATTTAACGTTACTTCTTGTCCGAGAGTGCCACAAAAAGGTGACAGGATACCGAAATCATGGAACAGCCTGAGTTCACCTGAATCACAGATTACCAATACAAATCTTGAGGCATCTGGTTTCAGCCTCGATAGCCAAACATCTTTCAAATCATGTAACTCAGAACTCTTAGACTGCAATGATGACCCTCAGATTCATAAAGGTAACGGCACATATTCAGACGCGGACCTTGATGGGCTCGAGGAGGCCGAGACCAGTGACGACAGAGACTGA
- the slc39a8 gene encoding metal cation symporter ZIP8 has protein sequence MSNLTRLISCLLVFVSQSHSLHVRFLEDILHYYGQNNSISTEDLDHFLLLISARRSEEITEGNPLENQECPSTGQILSHYGLSNVSQLTVEHLERICPAVLTQVLLPSCPYVVPTPVAPLDYTVWGYGFLAVTVINLASLLGLFLIPFTKKSYFPKVLTYFIGLAIGTLFSNAVLQLIPEALGFDPKTDNYLAKAVGIFGGFYLLFFMEKILKMALGMEHEHGHSHFTPAENQENSLHNGDIMEKKDSIILTGINTIATDKSNPNPEPSQEAQGSDLMCHWLRGRRISSIKTVAWMITLSDALHNFIDGLAIGASFTVSLLTGFSTSTAIICEEFPHELGDFVILLNAGMSIPQAIFFNLLSAVSCYIGLVFGIILGSNFAPNPIFAIAGGMFLYIALADMFPEMDSIAREQKQTSTKIVFFLIQNAGLLSGFTIILLITMFAGQINLG, from the exons ATGTCTAATTTAACGCGTTTGATCAGCTGCCTGTTGGTCTTTGTCTCACAGTCGCACAGTTTACATGTGAGATTCCTAGAGGATATTTTGCACTATTATGGTCAGAATAACTCCATTTCCACAGAGGACCTGGatcactttctgcttttaatctCAGCCAGGAGATCCGAGGAGATCACCGAGGGGAACCCGCTGGAAAACCAAGAg TGTCCCTCCACAGGGCAGATCTTGTCCCACTATGGGCTCAGTAATGTCAGTCAGCTGACTGTGGAACATCTGGAGAGGATCTGCCCCGCCGTGTTGACCCAGGTGCTGCTGCCCTCCTGCCCCTACGTCGTCCCCACGCCTGTGGCCCCTCTCGACTACACTG TGTGGGGTTATGGCTTTCTGGCGGTCACTGTGATCAACCTGGCGTCGCTGCTCGGTCTCTTCCTGATCCCCTTCACCAAGAAGTCTTATTTCCCCAAAGTGCTGACCTACTTCATCGGCCTGGCCATCGGGACACTCTTCTCCAATGCCGTGCTTCAGCTCATACCAGAG GCCCTGGGCTTTGATCCCAAAACCGATAACTATTTGGCGAAGGCGGTTGGAATATTTGGGGGGTTTTACCTGCTGTTCTTTATGGAGAAGATCCTGAAAATGGCTCTCGGGATGGAGCATGAG CATGGCCACAGCCACTTCACTCCTGCAGAGAATCAAGAAAACTCCCTCCACAACGGAGACATAATGGAGAAGAAGGACTCCATCATTTTGACCGGCATCAACACCATCGCCACGGACAAGAGCAACCCCAACCCAGAACCTTCTCAG GAAGCCCAGGGCTCAGATTTGATGTGCCACTGGTTGCGTGGGCGACGCATCTCCAGCATCAAGACGGTGGCATGGATGATAACGCTGAGCGACGCGCTGCACAACTTCATCGACGGTCTCGCTATCGGCGCCTCGTTCACTGTGTCTTTACTGACGGGGTTCAGCACGTCCACCGCCATCATATGTGAGGAGTTTCCCCATGAGCTGG GTGACTTTGTGATCCTGCTGAACGCCGGTATGAGCATACCTCAAGCTATTTTCTTCAACCTGCTGTCGGCTGTGTCGTGTTACATCGGTCTCGTGTTCGGCATCATTCTCGGGAGCAATTTTGCCCCCAATCCAATCTTTGCCATCGCAGGAGGAATGTTCCTTTACATCGCACTGGCAGACATG ttTCCAGAGATGGACAGTATAGCACGggaacagaaacaaacctccacaaagatCGTCTTCTTCCTGATCCAGAACGCAGGGCTGCTCAGCGGCTTCACCATCATACTACTGATCACCATGTTTGCAGGGCAGATCAATCTGGGCTAG
- the manba gene encoding beta-mannosidase, translated as MTNQEVPSQQTQHNPDAVTLLKSVPVTYHVLNQPEAMTLRVNMCVCVSGVLLCLFSGVLSGFSSVKDQQHTVSLSGKWSLSNSNGSVSLPAEVPGCVHSALQQQGYIQDPYFRFNDVSYRWIAFDNWTYSTTFNVSTQLRSKQKVLLVFDGVDTVASIQLNGVSVGKTDNMFRRYDLSVRDLLTDADNELRVSFSSPVLYASERRKAHSAYRVPPECPPDVQKGECHVNFIRKEQSSFSWDWGPSFPTMGLWKGVRLEAFDVLQLIQVSSVPLYNLSVSQWRVHVQLLVDAVQTTNGQITLSIPELESEQTVQTQFLSGKTKNSITLHINTSSQVKLWWPNGHGDQPFYQLTVRGFQDGFLVLSTESKVYFRTVELVQEPVVGSPGLSFYFRINGKPIFLKGSNWIPAHSFQDQVSPAVLRNLLQSAVDANMNALRVWGGGVYEQDLFYSICDEMGIMVWQDFMFACAMYPTEDDFIQTVREEVSQQVQRLKSHPSVIIWSGNNENEAALATDWFSIPVSQRPLYRKDYVTLYVNNIRAIVREEDESRQFLVSSPTNGAESEQEGWVAANPYDPLYGDTHFYSYFLDCWDWRTFPRTRFASEYGFQSWPSFSTLQPVSVKADWSYNSSFSSHRQHHENGNQQMLQQAALHFNLPNATDPLKRFTDTLYITQVMQAQCVKTQTEFYRRSQSEIIEGKGRTMGALYWQLNDIWQAPSWSSIEFGGKWKMLHYFAQNFFAAVLPVAFEDNDTLFIYAVSDLSHDLKLRAVVSVYSWADLDPVCTLKSDLLLVPGGSAAAIFKQPVTALLAGCGLCTRLTCLLTFHLEDSGGQQGPTNHHFLSSPKDAQGLQRPNITAKVQQDATGYTVTLHSASVAPYVWLDVGNVPGRFSSNGFLMVSRNRTVGFEAWRSTSVAELSRSLTVTSLADVY; from the exons ATGACAAACCAGGAAGTGCcctcacagcaaacacaacacaacccaGACGCAGTCACACTTTTAAAGAGTGTTCCCGTTACTTACCATGTCTTAAACCAACCAGAAGCCATGACTCTGCgtgtcaacatgtgtgtgtgtgtttctggtgtgttgttgtgtttgttttccgGAGTTTTATCCGGATTTTCTTCGGTGAAGGACCAACAACACACTGTGAGTCTGAGCGGTAAATGGAGTCTGTCCAACAGTAACGGCTCAGTGTCTCTGCCTGCAGAGGTGCCAGGATGTGTTCATTCAGCCCTGCAGCAACAGGGATACATCCAG GACCCGTATTTCAGGTTCAACGATGTGTCTTATCGGTGGATTGCTTTTGACAACTGGACGTACTCGACCACATTTAATGTATCTACCCAGCTGAG gtcaaaacaaaaagtgctTCTCGTCTTTGACGGTGTCGACACTGTAGCATCGATTCAGCTCAATGGAGTCAGTGTCGGGAAGACGGACAACATGTTTCGTAGATAT GACCTCTCAGTCAGAGACCTGCTGACGGACGCAGATAACGAGCTGAGAGTGAGCTTCTCGTCTCCGGTTCTTTATGCATCCGAGCGCAGGAAAGCTCATTCTGCCTACAGAGTTCCTCCTGAATGTCCTCCAGACGTCCAGAAGGGGGAATGTCACGTCAACTTCATCAgaaaa GAGCAGAGCTCTTTCAGTTGGGACTGGGGGCCTTCCTTCCCCACGATGGGTCTGTGGAAGGGAGTTCGACTGGAGGCGTTTGACGTCCTGCAGCTCATCCAGGTGTCCTCTGTTCCTCTGTACA ACTTGAGCGTCTCTCAGTGGAGAGTCCATGTTCAGCTTCTTGTCGATGCGGTTCAGACAACAAACGGCCAAATCACGCTCTCCATACCCGAGCTGGAGTCGGAGCAGACCGTCCAGACACAGTTTCTCTCAGGAAAGACCAAGAACAGCATCACCTTACACATCAACACG aGCAGCCAGGTGAAGCTGTGGTGGCCCAACGGACACGGTGACCAACCCTTCTACCAGCTCACTGTCAGAGGCTTTCAGGATGGATTTTTAGTCCTCAGTACAGAATCAAAG GTGTATTTCCGCACAGTGGAACTGGTCCAGGAGCCGGTTGTCGGGTCTCCAGGATTGAGCTTTTATTTCCGAATCAACGGGAAGCCAATTTTCCTCAAAGGCTCCAACTGGATCCCGGCCCACTCCTTCCAGGACCAGGTCTCCCCTGCTGT CTTGAGGAACTTGTTGCAGTCGGCTGTGGATGCTAACATGAATGCCCTCCGGGTCTGGGGAGGAGGGGTGTACGAACAGGATCTCTTCTACAGCATCTGTGATGAGATGGGAATCATG GTTTGGCAGGACTTCATGTTTGCCTGTGCCATGTATCCCACCGAGGACGACTTCATACAGACCGTAAGAGAGGAGGTCAGCCAACAG GTTCAGCGCCTCAAGTCTCATCCTTCCGTAATTATCTGGAGCGGGAACAATGAAAACGAAGCTGCCCTCGCGACGGACTGGTTCAGCATCCCCGTTTCCCAGAGGCCTCTGTACCGGAAAGACTATGTGACGCTGTATGTGAACAACATACGGGCGATAGTTCGAGAG GAGGACGAGAGTCGGCAGTTCCTCGTGTCCAGTCCGACAAACGGGGCTGAATCAGAGCAGGAAGGATGGGTGGCAGCGAACCCCTACGACCCTCTCTATGGGGATACACATTTCTACAGCTACTTCCTGGACTGCTGGGACTGGAGGACTTTCCCACGAACACGTTTCGCCTCTGAATACGGCTTCCAGTCCTGGCCTTCATTCTCCACCCTGCAGCCG GTGTCCGTTAAAGCAGACTGGAGCTACAACAGCAGTTTCTCTTCCCATCGTCAGCACCATGAGAACGGGAACCAGCAGATGTTACAGCAGGCTGCTTTACACTTCAACCTGCCGAACGCCACAGATCCCCTGAAGAGATTCACAGACACTCTCTACATCACTcag GTCATGCAGGCTCAGTGTGTGAAGACTCAGACTGAGTTTTACCGGCGAAGTCAGAGTGAGATCATCGAGGGCAAAGGTCGCACCATGGGCGCTCTCTACTGGCAGCTCAATGATATTTGGCAAGCGCCGTCCTGGTCATCGATCG AGTTTGGTGGAAAGTGGAAAATGCTGCATTATTTTGCGCAGAACTTCTTCGCCGCCGTCCTTCCTGTCGCCTTTGAGGACAACGACACGCTGTTCATCTACGCCGTCTCAGACCTGAGTCACGACCTGAAGCTCAGAGCTGTG GTGTCCGTGTACTCGTGGGCTGATCTGGATCCTGTGTGCACACTGAAGTCAGACCTGCTCCTGGTCCCTGGAGGCAGCGCCGCGGCCATTTTTAAGCAGCCGGTCACCGCCCTGCTGGCAGGATGTGGACTCTGCACTCGCCTCACCTGCCTGCTCACCTTTCACCTGGAGGACAGCGGCGGCCAGCAGGGTCCCACCAACCACCACTTCCTGAGCTCACCTAAAGACGCTCAGGGACTCCAGAGACCAAACATCACA gccAAGGTGCAGCAGGATGCGACGGGATACACCGTCACCCTCCACTCTGCCTCTGTGGCTCCGTACGTCTGGCTCGACGTGGGAAACGTTCCCGGACGCTTCAGTTCCAACGGCTTCCTGATGGTTTCTAGAAACAGGACAGTGGGTTTTGAAGCGTGGCGCTCCACCAGCGTCGCTGAACTCTCCAGATCCCTCACCGTCACATCTTTGGCAGATGTTTACTGA
- the LOC119005056 gene encoding ubiquitin-conjugating enzyme E2 D3-like: MALKRINKELSDLARDPPAQCSAGPVGDDMFHWQATIMGPSDSPYQGGVFFLTIHFPTDYPFKPPKVAFTTRIYHPNINSNGSICLDILRSQWSPALTISKVLLSICSLLCDPNPDDPLVPEIARIYKTDSVKYTRTAKEWTSKYAM; this comes from the exons ATGGCTCTGAAAAGGATCAACAAG GAGCTCAGCGACCTGGCTCGTGACCCTCCAGCACAGTGCTCAGCTGGCCCAGTGGGTGATGACA TGTTTCACTGGCAAGCCACAATCATGGGACCT AGCGACAGTCCATATCAGGGAGGAGTTTTCTTCTTGACAATTCATTTTCCAACAGACTACCCCTTCAAACCACCCAAG gttGCATTTACAACAAGAATTTACCACCCAAATATTAACAGTAATGGCAGTATCTGTCTGGATATTCTCAGATCACAGTGGTCTCCTGCACTTACTATTTCTAAAG TACTTCTCTCCATTTGCTCACTCCTATGTGACCCAAACCCCGACGACCCACTAGTGCCAGAGATCGCACGAATCTACAAAACAGATAGTGTGAA ATACACCAGAACAGCAAAAGAATGGACAAGCAAATACGCAATGTGA